A stretch of Saccharothrix texasensis DNA encodes these proteins:
- a CDS encoding ATP-binding protein: MSIVPSDSTDNVESRNTATSAGQLIQVGVIHGGVSIHGSADLPAAAVRTLPGDIASFTGRHVEFERVLSDAFGSAAPGKVVKIIVIDGMAGVGKTAFAVHVAHQLAPRFPDGQIFLRLYGHTPGHQPADPSDALYTLLITMGVAPHKIPAGLDARAALWRDRSAHTRLLLLFDDATGSAQIKPLLPGGAGNLVLLTSRRRLSLLYDAMPITLGLLDSDEAETLFLQLAGLDARDDSVAGIVRSCGYLPLAISLMAGYLKHHQAWTPRHLLDELDAVTGGLEAMYAEDDSVATAFDLSYRELAADQRRMFRRLGLHPGGDFDVHAAAALADLDTAATRRILDSLFSCHLVEEVTRGRYSFHDLIRAHARSLVQAEEPEDRNDAVGRLLRYYLATADAADRHLARRSRNRDRDTGRMPTPLRRFTSRGEAVDWMTAERLNLQVMADHVAGHGLPGDTVSLVATMHGFLRVHGYWDQDIVLQNLAITEARKIGDRTGEANALHRLGEVQRLMGQFQASVASLHGALDLFHGLADTLGEADVLTDLGFVQRRMGEYPASAVSLKRALELYRELGDEHGEASALNYLGDVQRLTGDYRAAMAGQANALALFRALGDRIGEANVLTSQGEALRILGDYEAASTILNKALTLFCDLGNRHGEANALNYLGDVQRLLGDHPAAMAGQTRALALYRELGNRHGEANALNYLGEVQRLIGEREAAAACQAQSLRLHRESSNRHGQTRTLISLGELALDSGDPAGARERFQESLGVGRCLCGITGSASGWPGVPAR, translated from the coding sequence ATGTCGATTGTGCCGTCCGACTCCACGGACAACGTCGAGTCCCGAAACACAGCCACCTCGGCCGGTCAGTTGATCCAGGTCGGCGTCATCCACGGCGGCGTGAGCATCCACGGCTCGGCGGACCTGCCCGCTGCGGCGGTCCGCACCCTGCCCGGCGACATCGCCTCCTTCACCGGACGCCACGTGGAATTCGAACGAGTTCTCTCGGATGCCTTCGGAAGTGCGGCCCCGGGCAAGGTCGTCAAAATCATCGTGATCGATGGCATGGCAGGTGTGGGCAAGACGGCTTTCGCCGTGCACGTCGCCCACCAGTTGGCCCCTCGTTTCCCGGACGGGCAGATCTTCCTGCGTCTGTACGGTCACACCCCCGGGCATCAACCGGCGGATCCGTCGGACGCGCTCTACACCCTGCTGATCACGATGGGTGTGGCCCCGCACAAGATCCCAGCCGGCCTCGACGCCCGCGCAGCGCTGTGGCGGGATCGGTCCGCGCACACAAGGCTGTTGTTGCTGTTCGATGACGCCACGGGGAGCGCCCAGATCAAGCCGCTCCTCCCGGGTGGGGCGGGCAACCTGGTGCTGTTGACCAGTCGCCGTCGACTCAGCCTCCTGTACGACGCAATGCCCATCACTCTCGGGCTGCTGGACTCCGACGAAGCCGAAACGCTCTTCCTGCAACTCGCCGGTCTCGATGCCCGGGACGACAGCGTCGCCGGCATAGTGCGGTCGTGCGGGTACCTGCCCTTGGCGATCAGTCTGATGGCCGGGTATCTGAAACACCATCAGGCGTGGACACCGAGGCACCTGCTGGACGAGTTGGACGCCGTCACCGGAGGGCTGGAGGCGATGTACGCCGAAGACGATTCGGTCGCCACCGCCTTCGACCTGTCCTACCGGGAACTGGCCGCCGACCAGCGACGGATGTTCCGACGGCTCGGCCTGCACCCGGGCGGCGACTTCGACGTCCACGCCGCCGCTGCCCTCGCCGATCTCGACACAGCGGCGACACGGCGGATCCTGGACTCCCTGTTCTCCTGTCACCTGGTCGAGGAGGTCACCCGCGGAAGGTACTCGTTCCACGACCTCATCCGGGCACACGCACGGAGCCTGGTCCAAGCCGAGGAGCCCGAGGACCGCAATGACGCCGTCGGCAGGCTCCTGCGCTACTACCTGGCCACCGCGGACGCCGCCGACCGCCACCTGGCACGACGTTCGCGCAACCGGGACCGTGACACCGGTCGGATGCCGACACCGCTACGACGGTTCACCAGCCGAGGTGAAGCAGTCGACTGGATGACTGCCGAGCGGTTGAACCTGCAGGTCATGGCAGACCACGTCGCCGGTCACGGGCTGCCCGGTGACACCGTCAGCCTCGTGGCCACGATGCACGGATTCCTGCGGGTGCACGGATACTGGGACCAGGACATCGTGCTGCAGAACCTGGCCATCACCGAAGCTCGCAAGATCGGCGACCGCACCGGCGAGGCCAACGCCCTGCACCGCTTGGGCGAGGTGCAACGCCTGATGGGGCAGTTCCAGGCTTCGGTGGCCAGCCTCCACGGAGCGCTGGACCTGTTCCACGGTCTCGCCGACACGCTCGGCGAAGCCGACGTGCTCACCGACTTGGGCTTCGTGCAGCGCCGCATGGGTGAGTACCCGGCGTCGGCGGTGAGCCTGAAGCGAGCCCTGGAGCTGTACCGCGAACTGGGGGACGAGCACGGCGAGGCCAGTGCCCTGAACTACCTGGGCGACGTGCAACGACTGACCGGTGACTACCGCGCGGCCATGGCCGGCCAAGCAAACGCCTTGGCCTTGTTCCGCGCCCTGGGCGACCGGATCGGAGAGGCCAACGTCCTCACCTCGCAAGGCGAAGCCCTGCGCATACTGGGCGACTACGAAGCGGCATCGACGATCCTGAACAAGGCGTTGACCCTGTTCTGCGACCTGGGCAACCGCCACGGCGAGGCCAACGCGCTGAACTACCTCGGCGACGTGCAACGCCTCCTCGGCGACCACCCCGCCGCCATGGCCGGCCAGACACGGGCGCTGGCGCTGTACCGGGAACTCGGCAACCGCCACGGCGAGGCCAACGCGCTGAACTACCTGGGTGAGGTGCAGCGCCTCATCGGAGAACGCGAAGCCGCCGCGGCCTGCCAAGCCCAGTCGCTGCGATTGCACCGCGAGTCGAGCAACCGCCACGGCCAAACCCGGACGCTGATCAGCCTGGGTGAACTGGCACTGGACAGCGGGGACCCGGCAGGGGCGCGAGAGCGCTTCCAGGAAAGTCTCGGCGTGGGTCGCTGCCTGTGCGGCATCACTGGGAGTGCGTCGGGTTGGCCAGGTGTTCCAGCACGGTGA
- a CDS encoding DUF6188 family protein, protein MAPVTAGLVRAGDAWRLPLAGLPIVHCQVDYALTFRFDSPDGDYDLRISEDFAFVPAEGVEVVLSPETDPTGLGPVLACTRTSVVEALAFDDGCLTMSFVDGSRLVVDSSQEYEPWMLSGPAKLLVVSTPGGALALWSEETT, encoded by the coding sequence ATGGCCCCAGTAACCGCAGGTCTGGTCCGGGCAGGCGACGCTTGGCGCCTGCCCTTGGCCGGGCTGCCCATCGTCCACTGTCAGGTCGACTACGCGTTGACCTTCCGGTTCGATTCCCCGGACGGGGATTACGACCTGCGGATCTCGGAGGACTTCGCCTTCGTGCCGGCCGAGGGTGTCGAGGTCGTGTTGAGCCCGGAGACCGACCCGACGGGGCTGGGTCCGGTGCTCGCCTGCACGCGCACGTCGGTCGTGGAGGCACTCGCTTTCGATGACGGGTGCCTGACGATGTCCTTCGTCGACGGCAGCAGGCTCGTGGTCGACAGCTCGCAGGAGTACGAGCCGTGGATGCTGTCAGGTCCGGCTAAACTGCTGGTCGTGTCCACTCCGGGCGGTGCCCTGGCGCTGTGGTCCGAGGAGACGACCTGA
- a CDS encoding radical SAM/SPASM domain-containing protein, which translates to MIRIRFPRGVPAGLSELLSVRGVQVTTNPRFIAVEREKNGPEQFALVEERIRPVFKDRWRPGSHAPFQLVSIETSSGCNHTCSFCPVAKNVDPRPPGMMGIDLLRKIAEDLASSAFSGRIALFGNNEPFLDPRLPQIVRLFRQACPQSDLRILSNGTLGTVSRVLELFEAGLDTLTINNYTDGRHLTATTRRLLRSADALLPHDLRVSVRDRTEVLTTRAGLAPNKPAPSFTPRGFCALPFTDLFVSYTGVVNLCSFDAHGSVAIGDVTHQSIREIWQSPNFERYRDTLLRGERRGLKPCQNCDYDGFRSPDLLDPSPLTRSNPNTESRT; encoded by the coding sequence GTGATCCGCATCCGCTTCCCGCGCGGGGTTCCGGCGGGACTCTCCGAACTCCTCTCGGTCCGGGGAGTCCAGGTCACGACGAATCCTCGGTTCATCGCTGTCGAGCGCGAGAAGAATGGACCTGAGCAGTTCGCCCTGGTCGAGGAGCGGATAAGGCCTGTTTTCAAGGACCGGTGGCGCCCCGGTTCCCATGCGCCATTCCAGTTGGTGTCGATCGAGACCAGCTCCGGTTGCAACCACACCTGTTCCTTCTGTCCGGTGGCCAAGAACGTCGACCCGCGTCCACCTGGAATGATGGGCATTGATCTCTTGCGCAAGATCGCAGAGGACCTCGCGTCGTCAGCCTTCTCGGGCCGGATAGCGTTATTCGGGAACAATGAACCGTTCCTGGACCCGCGGCTCCCGCAGATCGTCCGCTTGTTCCGTCAGGCCTGTCCCCAAAGTGACCTCAGAATACTGTCCAACGGTACGCTCGGCACTGTTTCGCGGGTGCTCGAACTGTTCGAAGCGGGCCTCGACACGCTCACGATAAACAACTACACCGACGGTCGCCACCTCACGGCGACCACCCGTCGGTTGCTTCGATCCGCCGACGCCCTGCTGCCTCACGACCTCCGTGTCAGCGTGCGTGATCGAACGGAAGTGCTCACCACGCGAGCCGGCCTGGCACCCAACAAGCCTGCGCCGTCCTTCACGCCCCGAGGGTTCTGTGCGCTGCCCTTCACGGACCTGTTCGTCAGTTACACCGGAGTGGTCAACCTGTGCTCGTTCGACGCTCACGGATCCGTGGCGATAGGCGACGTGACCCATCAGTCAATCCGTGAGATCTGGCAGTCGCCGAATTTTGAACGATACAGGGACACTCTCCTCCGGGGTGAACGACGCGGTCTGAAGCCGTGTCAGAACTGTGACTACGACGGGTTCCGCTCGCCCGATCTCCTCGATCCGTCGCCACTCACCCGCAGTAATCCTAACACCGAAAGCAGAACATGA
- a CDS encoding HD domain-containing protein, protein MTDALIVNETAEFVRNELFAESSGHDWWHAHRVRELALALGRKEGADLHITELAALLHDISDYKLNGGDHEKGPQIAFEWLVSIGEDEVRAAAVSEIIATISFKGAGTPTPMGTIEGKVVQDADRLDALGAIGIGRTFAYGGYVGQMMHDPDLQPRFHATHEDYLNRKGTVINHFSEKLLLLKERMNTKTARVVADRRHLVLERFLHEFFLEWDAGDVGEV, encoded by the coding sequence ATGACTGACGCTCTGATCGTCAACGAGACGGCTGAATTCGTGCGCAACGAACTGTTCGCCGAATCATCGGGCCATGATTGGTGGCACGCCCACCGGGTGCGGGAGCTCGCTCTTGCACTTGGCCGGAAGGAAGGGGCCGATCTCCACATCACCGAGCTGGCCGCCCTGTTGCACGACATCTCCGACTACAAGCTCAACGGAGGCGACCACGAGAAGGGGCCGCAGATCGCGTTCGAGTGGTTGGTCAGCATCGGGGAAGACGAGGTCCGGGCCGCCGCGGTGTCGGAGATCATCGCCACTATCTCGTTCAAGGGAGCGGGCACGCCCACCCCGATGGGCACGATCGAGGGGAAAGTCGTCCAGGACGCCGATCGCCTCGACGCACTGGGCGCCATCGGCATCGGGCGGACGTTCGCGTATGGCGGATACGTGGGTCAGATGATGCACGACCCCGACCTGCAACCCCGGTTCCACGCGACCCACGAAGACTACCTGAACCGCAAGGGGACCGTGATCAACCACTTCTCCGAGAAGCTCCTCCTGCTCAAGGAGAGGATGAACACCAAGACCGCCCGTGTTGTCGCCGACCGTCGGCACCTGGTGCTGGAGCGGTTCCTGCACGAGTTCTTCCTCGAGTGGGACGCGGGTGACGTCGGAGAGGTGTGA
- a CDS encoding glycosyltransferase: MRVSVLTAGSRGDVEPFLALGGRLRAEGHGVRLVTHREFEPVVRAAGLDFAELPGDPKATLAGPRGQALLSARNPVALVRRLREVVGPELRRSLTAAVDACRDADVIVYSTLVAFGPTVAEHLDVPVVAAHLSPNTPTRAFPMTALPQPVPAVLNHATWRFSEALLWRAFRPLLDDQRADLGLPPLPRRTPPPRRRAPRLYGFSPSVVPPPRDWTPTDHVTGYWFTDTDSTLPPALTDFLDAGEPPVYLGFGSMPDPDPAAAADLLLTAARRVGRRAVLLSGWSGLRHADTGDDVLVVDDVPHRALFPRCAAAVHHGGAGTTAAAVLAGIPSVVVPFFADQFFWGRRVTELGVGTTTPTRTRTTADVLTDALRTTLSRAPSARALAARVATEDGPGTAVTVLEHLANPTHSQ; the protein is encoded by the coding sequence ATGCGGGTGTCGGTGCTGACCGCCGGGTCGAGAGGTGACGTCGAGCCGTTCCTCGCTCTGGGCGGACGGCTGCGCGCGGAGGGGCACGGGGTGCGGCTGGTGACGCACCGCGAGTTCGAGCCGGTCGTGCGCGCCGCCGGGCTCGACTTCGCCGAGTTGCCCGGCGACCCCAAGGCCACCCTCGCCGGCCCCCGGGGGCAGGCGCTGCTCTCCGCCCGCAACCCGGTCGCGCTGGTCCGGAGGCTGCGCGAGGTGGTCGGCCCGGAGCTGCGCAGGTCGCTGACGGCGGCGGTCGACGCGTGCCGCGACGCCGACGTCATCGTCTACTCCACGCTGGTGGCGTTCGGCCCGACCGTGGCCGAGCACCTGGACGTGCCCGTCGTCGCCGCCCACCTGTCCCCGAACACGCCGACCAGGGCGTTCCCGATGACGGCCCTGCCCCAGCCGGTGCCCGCCGTCCTCAACCACGCCACCTGGCGGTTCTCCGAAGCCCTGCTGTGGCGCGCTTTCCGCCCCCTGCTGGACGACCAGCGCGCCGACCTCGGCCTCCCGCCGCTGCCCCGCCGCACCCCGCCGCCGCGACGCCGGGCGCCCCGCCTGTACGGCTTCAGCCCCTCCGTGGTCCCGCCCCCACGGGACTGGACGCCGACCGACCACGTCACCGGCTACTGGTTCACCGACACCGACAGCACCCTGCCGCCCGCCCTGACCGACTTCCTCGACGCCGGCGAACCCCCGGTGTACCTGGGCTTCGGCAGCATGCCCGACCCGGACCCCGCGGCCGCCGCCGACCTGCTGCTCACCGCCGCCCGCCGGGTCGGCAGGCGAGCCGTGCTGCTGTCGGGCTGGAGCGGTCTGCGCCACGCCGACACCGGGGACGACGTGCTGGTCGTCGACGACGTCCCGCACCGCGCCCTGTTCCCGCGCTGCGCCGCCGCCGTCCACCACGGCGGCGCCGGCACCACGGCCGCCGCCGTGCTGGCCGGCATCCCGTCGGTCGTCGTGCCGTTCTTCGCCGACCAGTTCTTCTGGGGCCGTCGCGTCACCGAACTGGGAGTCGGCACCACCACCCCCACCCGAACCCGCACAACCGCCGACGTCCTCACCGACGCCCTGCGCACCACCCTCTCCCGCGCCCCCTCAGCCCGCGCCCTGGCCGCCCGCGTGGCAACCGAGGACGGCCCCGGCACCGCCGTCACCGTGCTGGAACACCTGGCCAACCCGACGCACTCCCAGTGA